The sequence GGGAGAGCAGTTTTCTAGATCGCTAGAACCTTGGACACCATTACAACGGCTTTTGCCTAACTAAAAGGCCCTACTCTGTTTAAGACCTAATCCTTTAAGTCAGACCATGGGAGAAGCTCGTCGCCGAGTGGAGCAGGGATTGCCCCCACGTCAATCAAAGATTAAAAGAGGTGATACTTCTAGGCTTTTCCCCTGGCCATCTAATGATAAAAGTCCAAGAGAGCAGTTCTATTCCATTACACAACGTGGTGCTTGGATTGGTATTGGTCTTTTGCTCGTTGTATGGGTCGTAGTTAGGTTCGTTGGACCTGCTTTGGGTTGGTGGATACCTGCTGATATCCGATAATTGTTGGCTCTTAGTGAAATTGTTAGGCGGCTTTAGAGCTTGGACTTATTTGTTGCTTTTCATTGGCTGTGCGCGCAGCCGCCGCTAATGGCTTCATTGAGTTAGAACTTACTTCTGAGCCTTCAGTTAGTTTTTGACGAACTAATAGTTCAATTTTTTCTTTGATCTCAGGGTTTTGTTCAAGCCAGATAATGCTGTTATCACGTCCTTGGCCAATATTGTCACCTTCGTAGCTATACCAGGCACCTTTCCGGCTAACGATGGAGGTTTCCTCTGCTAGATCTAATAAACAGCCCAGTGTGCTGATACCTTTGCCAAAAAGAATATCGAATTCGGCAATACGAAAAGGAGGTGCAACCTTATTTTTAGCCACTTTCACTTTTGCACGAATGCCATATTCTTCTGTTCCTCTTTTGAGTGTTTGAATGCGACGTATATCGAGTCTTACAGAAGCGTAGAACTTCAAAGCATTACCACCAGTTGTGGTTTCTGGATTGCCATACATGACTCCAATTTTGAGGCGTAGTTGATTGAGGAAAATCACTGTGCAGCCCGATTTGCCGATGTTCCCAGTAATTTTTCGCATTGCTTGACTCATCAGTCTGGCCTGGCTTCCTACAGCCAAATCTCCCATTTCTCCTTCGATTTCGGCTCTAGGGGTTAGAGCTGCTACAGAGTCAATGACAACCAGATCAACAGCCGCTGAACGCACTAGTTGATCGACAATCTCTAGGGCCATTTCTCCAGTATCTGGTTGTGAAACTAGAAGATTTTCAACATCGACACCAAGAGATGCTGCGTATACAGGATCTAGAGCATGTTCGGCATCAACGAAGGCTGCTACCCCACCACGACGCTGAACTTCGGCAATAGCATGCAAAGTCAGAGTTGTTTTGCCGGAACTTTCTGGGCCATACACTTCGATAACTCTGCCTTTTGGATAGCCGCCACCTAGTGCCAGGTCTAGCGTGAGTGCTCCAGTAGATATTGTCTCTACTCTCATCCTGGAGGCATCTCCTAGGCGCATAATTGAGCCTTTGCCAAAGTTGCGCTCTATTTGACCGAGGACCAGGCTCAGCGCTTTGTCTCTTTGACCTGAGGCTGTACCAAGCTGTTGAGAATCTTTATTTGAGGAATGAGTTGATTGGATTTCGACTGCCATTGTGCTGATTGTTTTAGTTAAAGATCTAGAGAATTCATTTGACCGGTGGGTTGTTCCCGGTCAAGGAGCGCTGTGCTAAGGGAGCGTGAGGAGCGGAAGTACGTAAGTGCTTCTATAGCTTCCAACCACCATTTGTAGTACACACGTACGCTAACGAATTAAGGCCAGCTCGCCAAGGGGGTCATGAAAGTTTGTTTGTCTAGTAGGTGAATATTGTGAGGCAGATCTTTTGTGTCTTCATCTTTTAGGTAGCCCCAGCTTGCCAAATAGAAAGTTAGGGAATTCAGCTCAGGGGTATTGATCATTGTTTCAAGGGTTTTACGACGATCTTCTATAAACCCTTTAAGGCAATGAGTTTTGGCTAATTGCAGTAGAACATCTTGTTTGCTCCCTGATTCATGGCCATAGATCAGGCTTGGTGTTATGTGGAAATGATCCAGTAGCTCGGCGGTAAACTCTGAGCCCTTTGTTGTTAGGACAGCAAATTCGTAGCCTTCCGTATTGAGTTGGTGGAGACGCTGCACAACCCCTGGAAAGGCTTTATAACTTCCTAACCATTGTGTTCGATTGCTTTTTATGGCTTGTCTGCGAACGCTTTCTAGTGCGTTCTGCAAGACGCCTGGCTCCCAGTTTCGTGCGTTTAGGGCTTCCTTGCAATTCAATTGGTAATTATTTGCGAATGCTTTGGCTCCTGAAAGGACTAACGCACTTTCTGGTCGAATTAATTCGGAGGCTAAAAGAACCATTTCCCATCCTTGATGAACCCAAGGTCGGATCTGACGAAAAATTTGAGGTACGTCTTCAGGCAACGTAGTCGAATCTGATTTGTAATCTAAAAGTTCAAAACAGGCTCTGCGTGAACTCCACCAGTACTCGGCGATGCCATCTGCAATGACCCCGTCAAAATCGAAAATTAACAGTGGTCTAGATGTCAATAATGTGAGTTGAAAACTGGGCCGCTAGGATTCGAACCTAGGAATGGCGAGACCAAAACCCGCTGCCTTACCGCTTGGCGACGGCCCATTGAGTAGGGCTACTTACCTAAGCAGGGCTTATGTAAGTAGCATTCAAATAATTACATACGACGGATTGAACTACGTCATTTCAGTATGAGTAGGTTCATGTTTAGGGGGGGTAAACCCTTAGCCGCTGTTGATCACCATCTCCAAAAATATCGCAACGAAGACGATAACGGTGCACCAGATCAACTTGCACCTGCAGCACCTTCATATTCCGTGGCAAAAGCTCCATTGGTCGTCCTAAGGGCACAACGATTTTTTCCAATGCCAGCCTGCATTCTTCCAAAGCAGCAATCTCGTTATCTCTATCAGCGCAAATGTTTTTGGATGATACATTTTTGCTATTTGCTTCAATCTGGTGTCTGTTCAGCAGGCGCTTTATAGCTCGTTCGATCTGGTGCAGGGTATCTGATTTGATTACAAGAATTGGTATTTGGAGCTTACGAGCTTCCTTTCTCAGGGCTGGGTTGTGACTTAGCCCATTACGGATAGTTATTACCACATCAGCTTCCTCTAGCTTTTCTGTTCGACGAGCGGGCCAAGCATGATGACGTATAGCTTCTTCAACAATTTGATGTGAGATTTCACAGCAAAGAATTTGCAAACTGATTGATTTATCTTTTTCCTTAACAGCCTGTTGATTAGTTATACAAGACAGATTTTCTTTCGGAATAGAATCAAAATCAGTAATACCTAGACTCGATAAATTATTAATAGATTCAGATAAATTTGCCTTGTTGGATCTGCTTTCTTTGACGATAGAAGAGATCTTTGTATTGCCTAATAGTCTTACTTTTCCATTGTTGCCTAATGTTCTTTCTTGGGGGTGCGGTGGCTCTCCACGCAACAGTAAATCTACAGTGTTTGCAACATCTTTGTGAATAGACCAACAACTGCGACTATTGATTTCAACAGCGATTGTAAAAGTGGGCTCAGCTGCTCGTTCTAAAACGGTTTTTTGTGTACGCCTGCGCCTAGCCTCATCATCCCCTAGTGTCACTGACTGAATACCTCCAATTAAATCACATAGAGTTGGGTTTTTTATTAAGTTTGAAAGAGCATTTCCATGCGCAGTAGCAATAAGTTGAACTCCTCTCTCTGCAATCGTTCTTGCGGCCTGTGTGTCGAGCTCTGTTCCAATTTCATCTACGACTATAACTTCTGGCATATGATTTTCTACTGCCTCAATCATGACTTGATGTTGATATTCAGGC comes from Prochlorococcus sp. MIT 1307 and encodes:
- a CDS encoding AAA family ATPase, which translates into the protein MQAKQITDDLNKLLEVLPPIVQKALAESNSKDDLIEVVLDLGRLPEARYPSQSITLGNKYLSINDLQATINQLGKFGSDNRAGIERTLHRISAIRNRKNDVIGLTCRVGRAVFGTVAIVRDLIESGQSLLLMGRPGVGKTTVLREIARVMADDLQRRVIVIDTSNEIAGDGDIPHPAIGRARRMQVTQPEYQHQVMIEAVENHMPEVIVVDEIGTELDTQAARTIAERGVQLIATAHGNALSNLIKNPTLCDLIGGIQSVTLGDDEARRRRTQKTVLERAAEPTFTIAVEINSRSCWSIHKDVANTVDLLLRGEPPHPQERTLGNNGKVRLLGNTKISSIVKESRSNKANLSESINNLSSLGITDFDSIPKENLSCITNQQAVKEKDKSISLQILCCEISHQIVEEAIRHHAWPARRTEKLEEADVVITIRNGLSHNPALRKEARKLQIPILVIKSDTLHQIERAIKRLLNRHQIEANSKNVSSKNICADRDNEIAALEECRLALEKIVVPLGRPMELLPRNMKVLQVQVDLVHRYRLRCDIFGDGDQQRLRVYPP
- the recA gene encoding recombinase RecA — protein: MAVEIQSTHSSNKDSQQLGTASGQRDKALSLVLGQIERNFGKGSIMRLGDASRMRVETISTGALTLDLALGGGYPKGRVIEVYGPESSGKTTLTLHAIAEVQRRGGVAAFVDAEHALDPVYAASLGVDVENLLVSQPDTGEMALEIVDQLVRSAAVDLVVIDSVAALTPRAEIEGEMGDLAVGSQARLMSQAMRKITGNIGKSGCTVIFLNQLRLKIGVMYGNPETTTGGNALKFYASVRLDIRRIQTLKRGTEEYGIRAKVKVAKNKVAPPFRIAEFDILFGKGISTLGCLLDLAEETSIVSRKGAWYSYEGDNIGQGRDNSIIWLEQNPEIKEKIELLVRQKLTEGSEVSSNSMKPLAAAARTANEKQQISPSSKAA
- a CDS encoding HAD hydrolase-like protein, translated to MTSRPLLIFDFDGVIADGIAEYWWSSRRACFELLDYKSDSTTLPEDVPQIFRQIRPWVHQGWEMVLLASELIRPESALVLSGAKAFANNYQLNCKEALNARNWEPGVLQNALESVRRQAIKSNRTQWLGSYKAFPGVVQRLHQLNTEGYEFAVLTTKGSEFTAELLDHFHITPSLIYGHESGSKQDVLLQLAKTHCLKGFIEDRRKTLETMINTPELNSLTFYLASWGYLKDEDTKDLPHNIHLLDKQTFMTPLASWP
- a CDS encoding DUF2839 domain-containing protein: MGEARRRVEQGLPPRQSKIKRGDTSRLFPWPSNDKSPREQFYSITQRGAWIGIGLLLVVWVVVRFVGPALGWWIPADIR